One segment of Natronosalvus halobius DNA contains the following:
- a CDS encoding DUF7577 domain-containing protein, with translation MSLWVWLVGYVLLFALLHLVLYYAYARRDGETGLPASVTDGEHAGLQSAPRLDRGRTHHDGADSLDAELDVDGETTACPHCGAPNEREPTFTYCRVCVSPLRR, from the coding sequence ATGAGCCTCTGGGTCTGGCTCGTCGGGTACGTGCTGTTGTTCGCCTTACTCCACCTGGTGCTCTACTACGCGTACGCGCGCCGCGACGGCGAGACTGGCCTTCCCGCGTCCGTCACCGACGGCGAGCACGCCGGCCTGCAGTCGGCGCCGCGATTGGATCGGGGTCGCACTCACCACGACGGCGCCGACTCACTCGACGCCGAACTCGATGTCGACGGCGAGACGACGGCCTGTCCGCACTGCGGTGCGCCGAACGAACGAGAGCCGACGTTCACCTACTGCCGGGTGTGCGTCTCGCCGCTCAGACGGTAG
- a CDS encoding DUF7344 domain-containing protein: protein MSQTDSAARNLSIDSTFNAITSRRRRRILAFVGERREGGIDSVTLDELARELAAEERGRPAASVTTDEYEERRTALVHVELPLLEDAGLLAWDREAGAVSLPDDLVLDGATIRKTTERNDTNWDAIFEALANERRRVALAVLDGASEPLSVAVLASEVAAEVGAGEADVRTTLTHQHLPALEAAGLVTVGEKGVMYADDHLEDGIVDTDFITPSRPLVAGTSL from the coding sequence ATGAGCCAGACGGACTCTGCGGCACGTAATCTGTCGATTGATTCGACGTTCAACGCCATTACCAGCCGACGACGGCGACGTATTCTGGCGTTCGTCGGCGAACGGCGCGAGGGCGGGATCGATTCGGTCACGCTCGACGAACTGGCCCGAGAACTCGCCGCCGAGGAGCGCGGAAGACCGGCCGCGTCGGTCACCACGGACGAGTACGAGGAGCGCCGAACCGCACTCGTTCACGTCGAATTACCCCTGCTCGAGGACGCCGGGTTGCTCGCGTGGGACCGCGAGGCGGGCGCCGTCTCGCTGCCCGACGACCTCGTCCTGGACGGGGCGACCATCCGAAAGACGACCGAACGCAACGACACGAACTGGGACGCCATCTTCGAGGCGCTCGCGAACGAGCGGCGACGAGTCGCTCTCGCCGTGCTCGACGGCGCGTCCGAACCGCTCTCCGTCGCCGTCCTCGCCTCGGAAGTTGCCGCCGAGGTCGGTGCCGGTGAAGCGGACGTGCGGACCACCCTCACCCACCAGCACCTGCCCGCCCTCGAGGCGGCCGGGTTGGTCACAGTCGGCGAGAAGGGCGTCATGTACGCCGACGACCACCTCGAGGACGGAATCGTCGACACCGACTTCATCACGCCCTCGCGTCCACTCGTCGCTGGAACGTCGCTCTGA
- a CDS encoding aldo/keto reductase: protein MQYQTLGTADVEVSEVGFGAWVVGTDWWGDRSETDAIEMIDHALDRGITYFDTGDVYGHGRSEELVGEALADVREDVTIATKVGYDFYNNPQAGHGELPKAMDPDYLREAVEQSLERLDTDYLDVLQLHNANVDEITPDVLELLDELEEEGLIRARGLALGPSIGWLAEGDLAIEEEFDSLQLVWNVLEQEVGNHFLETIERTGSSTSLIPRVPHSSGILNEQVTPETELDAGDHRGFRPDAWYETGWEKLETLRFLERAERSSVDTSSGRGPGERDGERTMGQAAIAWLLSHESVASVTPTFRTADDIDEWAAASDVPKLSDEELARVADLYEDDFGIDREDGMDSLRSSVEGEDIRSAGLDKLAAD from the coding sequence ATGCAGTATCAGACGCTCGGAACCGCCGATGTCGAGGTCAGCGAAGTTGGCTTCGGCGCCTGGGTCGTCGGCACCGACTGGTGGGGCGACCGCTCGGAAACCGACGCAATCGAGATGATCGACCACGCCCTCGACCGGGGGATCACCTACTTCGACACGGGCGACGTCTACGGTCACGGGCGAAGCGAGGAACTCGTCGGGGAGGCCCTCGCGGACGTGCGCGAGGACGTCACCATCGCCACGAAGGTCGGCTACGACTTCTACAACAACCCGCAGGCGGGCCACGGCGAGTTGCCCAAAGCGATGGACCCCGACTACCTCCGGGAGGCCGTCGAGCAGAGCCTCGAGCGACTCGACACCGACTACCTGGACGTCCTCCAGTTGCACAACGCGAACGTCGACGAGATTACCCCGGACGTCCTCGAACTCCTCGACGAACTCGAGGAGGAGGGCCTGATTCGCGCCCGCGGCCTCGCGCTGGGTCCCTCCATCGGCTGGCTGGCCGAGGGCGACCTCGCCATCGAGGAGGAGTTCGACTCCCTGCAACTGGTCTGGAACGTCCTGGAGCAGGAGGTCGGCAACCACTTCCTCGAGACTATCGAGCGCACCGGTTCATCGACGAGTCTGATCCCCCGGGTGCCTCACTCCTCGGGTATCCTGAACGAGCAGGTGACTCCCGAGACGGAACTCGACGCGGGCGACCACCGCGGCTTCCGTCCCGACGCGTGGTACGAAACGGGCTGGGAGAAACTCGAGACGTTGCGCTTCCTGGAGCGCGCGGAACGTAGTTCCGTGGATACCTCGAGCGGGCGAGGTCCGGGAGAGAGAGACGGCGAGCGAACCATGGGTCAGGCCGCTATTGCCTGGCTCCTGAGCCACGAGTCGGTCGCCAGCGTCACGCCGACGTTCCGCACCGCCGACGACATCGACGAGTGGGCGGCCGCCAGCGACGTGCCAAAACTGAGCGACGAAGAACTGGCTCGCGTCGCCGACCTCTACGAGGACGACTTCGGCATCGACCGCGAAGACGGCATGGACTCGCTCCGGTCGTCGGTCGAGGGCGAAGACATCCGCTCGGCGGGCCTGGACAAACTGGCCGCCGACTGA
- a CDS encoding DUF5518 domain-containing protein, translated as MSSPETSPPDGPDGTEHAVEPAEPAPSSEPNAPDVRPATMNGLLGGLVAVFASFLTFSVLLGGIVAGYLEGADQEDGIIAGLYAGFVYAALIVLPLVLGLGPVVGVGELIGGLEFVDGGLILFMVFYSTFAGGFGGWVGAYLNGEFGDVFGRL; from the coding sequence ATGTCGTCCCCCGAAACCTCTCCCCCGGACGGGCCGGACGGAACGGAACACGCGGTCGAACCGGCCGAACCAGCCCCCTCGAGCGAACCGAACGCACCGGATGTCCGACCCGCCACGATGAACGGCCTCCTGGGCGGTCTCGTCGCCGTCTTCGCCTCTTTTCTCACGTTCTCGGTCCTCCTGGGCGGCATCGTCGCCGGCTACCTCGAGGGGGCCGACCAGGAGGACGGGATCATCGCGGGCCTGTACGCGGGCTTCGTCTACGCCGCGCTGATCGTCCTGCCGCTCGTGCTCGGACTGGGGCCAGTCGTCGGCGTCGGCGAACTGATCGGTGGGCTCGAGTTCGTCGACGGGGGCCTGATCCTCTTCATGGTGTTCTACAGCACGTTCGCCGGCGGGTTCGGCGGCTGGGTCGGCGCGTACCTGAACGGCGAATTCGGTGACGTGTTCGGTCGCCTCTAG
- a CDS encoding PH domain-containing protein, producing the protein MGETYDADWLHLADGEAVVWESRPHPIDMGWKLPMGLGLMLIGIVVLGLSAGTEYGLARAIGLAVGAVGLVVVTATYLRWTSTRYVLTTSQLYRKRGILSRDVTQFRLDRVQNTTLEQGVLERFLGYGQLTVYTAGSADPELTFTHVPNPERAAGRLSAELEGDTGIQPT; encoded by the coding sequence ATGGGGGAGACGTACGATGCGGACTGGCTCCACCTCGCCGACGGGGAGGCCGTCGTCTGGGAGAGCCGGCCGCATCCGATCGACATGGGATGGAAACTGCCGATGGGCCTCGGATTGATGCTCATCGGGATCGTCGTCCTCGGCCTGTCGGCCGGGACCGAGTACGGCCTCGCGAGGGCGATCGGTCTGGCCGTCGGAGCCGTCGGCCTCGTCGTCGTCACCGCGACCTACCTTCGCTGGACGAGCACGCGCTACGTCCTCACCACGAGCCAACTGTACCGAAAACGTGGCATCCTCTCTCGGGACGTCACCCAGTTTCGGCTCGATCGCGTCCAGAACACGACCCTCGAGCAGGGCGTCCTGGAGCGATTTCTCGGCTACGGGCAGTTGACGGTCTACACGGCGGGGTCGGCCGACCCCGAACTCACGTTCACGCACGTGCCGAACCCCGAGCGGGCGGCCGGCCGATTGAGCGCCGAACTCGAGGGCGATACGGGTATCCAGCCGACGTGA
- the endA gene encoding tRNA-intron lyase: MELEGRFDGDVVRVGNDARQRFHDSRGYGYPLEGNEIALAPVEAAHLLYRGDLAAVNDGEERLSFRSFLAREPGPEPDFGVRFLVYADLRSRGFYLAPAREPWVTDPPRAEFAVFPRGKGPRDGKIEYALSVVGERTDVAASDLESGALAVVDEESEITYFDVGRPEISGTSETALPQDVEANLLADRVVIWDPPHDLYERTFYGQPLEGREYDRPTLQCSLLEAAHLAAAGAIDLDPAAVIERGREVEGERFDRRLAVYTTLREAGVVPKTGYKFGADFRTYANVESVDDLGHSELLVRVLPAEHVFEPRDLSLDVRLAHGVRKTMVFALVGEAGPGGDADADVEADIEWRSLERLTP, encoded by the coding sequence ATGGAACTCGAGGGACGATTCGACGGCGACGTCGTCCGCGTCGGAAACGACGCCCGCCAGCGGTTTCACGACTCGCGCGGCTACGGCTACCCGCTCGAGGGCAACGAGATCGCCCTCGCGCCGGTCGAGGCCGCCCACCTGCTGTACCGGGGCGACCTGGCGGCCGTCAACGACGGCGAGGAGCGACTGTCGTTCCGCTCGTTCCTCGCCCGTGAACCGGGACCAGAACCCGACTTCGGCGTTCGATTCCTCGTCTACGCCGACCTTCGCTCGCGTGGGTTCTACCTTGCCCCCGCTCGCGAACCGTGGGTGACGGACCCGCCCCGCGCCGAGTTCGCCGTCTTCCCCCGAGGGAAAGGGCCGAGAGACGGGAAAATCGAGTACGCGCTGAGCGTGGTCGGCGAACGAACCGACGTAGCCGCGAGCGACCTCGAGAGCGGCGCCCTCGCCGTCGTCGACGAGGAGAGCGAGATTACCTACTTCGACGTCGGCCGGCCCGAGATTTCGGGAACGAGCGAGACGGCCCTACCCCAGGATGTGGAAGCTAACCTGCTCGCCGACCGCGTCGTCATCTGGGATCCTCCACACGATCTGTACGAGCGGACGTTCTACGGCCAGCCCCTCGAGGGCCGGGAGTACGACCGACCGACCCTGCAGTGTTCGTTGCTCGAGGCCGCCCACCTCGCGGCGGCGGGCGCGATCGACCTCGACCCGGCGGCGGTAATCGAGCGCGGTCGCGAGGTCGAAGGCGAGCGATTCGACCGGCGACTGGCCGTCTACACCACGCTCCGCGAGGCCGGCGTCGTTCCCAAGACGGGCTACAAGTTCGGCGCGGACTTCCGGACCTACGCGAACGTCGAGTCGGTCGACGACCTCGGCCACTCGGAACTCCTGGTCCGGGTGCTGCCGGCAGAGCACGTCTTCGAGCCGCGAGACCTCTCGCTCGACGTACGGCTGGCCCACGGCGTCCGGAAGACGATGGTGTTCGCGCTGGTCGGCGAAGCCGGTCCAGGAGGCGACGCCGACGCTGACGTCGAGGCCGACATCGAGTGGCGATCGCTCGAGCGGCTAACCCCCTGA
- a CDS encoding acyltransferase: MTKRYVSLPDEAEAGMREFVTTVDERLSSDESTCSVVEDVLIDLSGDRDAYERWQAGGDVSSAELVRLQSYDPCNTTLESEYYAEKDEAKFKRSKHLQWLWRQFDSLPIADNVEFALRFRQMLADHLFEECGENCRFFKGITFTYGHNITVGDNTIIHDDVHLDDRGKLTIGDRVSISDGAHLYSHDHDVVDQTEVRNFHTVIEDDVRLTYDSMVRAGNRVGENAIVGARAIVQNDVPAHHIAVGMPAKSIKIKPGWEDVATPLEDAGENRQAEREIEYDLDDGLEQFDEFQRDLTPPGRRTN, translated from the coding sequence ATGACCAAGCGGTACGTCTCGCTGCCGGACGAGGCGGAAGCGGGGATGCGGGAGTTCGTGACGACCGTCGACGAGCGCCTCTCGAGCGACGAGAGTACCTGTTCGGTCGTCGAGGACGTGCTCATCGACCTCTCGGGAGACCGGGACGCCTACGAGCGCTGGCAAGCCGGTGGCGACGTCTCGTCGGCCGAACTCGTCAGACTCCAGAGCTACGACCCCTGTAACACGACCCTCGAGAGCGAGTACTACGCCGAGAAGGACGAAGCAAAGTTCAAGCGGTCGAAACACCTCCAGTGGCTCTGGCGACAGTTCGACAGCCTGCCAATCGCCGACAACGTCGAGTTCGCTCTCCGGTTCAGACAGATGCTCGCCGACCACCTCTTCGAGGAGTGCGGGGAGAACTGCCGCTTCTTCAAGGGGATCACGTTCACCTACGGCCACAACATTACAGTTGGCGACAACACGATAATCCACGATGACGTCCACCTGGACGACCGCGGCAAGCTCACGATCGGCGACCGGGTCTCCATCTCCGACGGCGCACACCTCTACAGCCACGACCACGACGTCGTCGACCAGACCGAAGTCCGAAACTTCCACACCGTCATCGAAGACGATGTCCGCCTGACCTACGACTCAATGGTGCGCGCGGGGAACAGGGTCGGCGAGAACGCCATCGTCGGCGCCCGCGCCATCGTCCAGAACGACGTGCCGGCCCACCACATCGCCGTCGGCATGCCCGCGAAGAGCATCAAGATCAAACCTGGCTGGGAAGACGTCGCGACTCCGCTGGAAGACGCCGGCGAGAACCGACAGGCCGAACGCGAAATCGAGTACGACCTGGACGACGGCCTCGAGCAGTTCGACGAGTTCCAGCGCGACCTGACGCCGCCCGGACGCCGAACGAACTGA
- a CDS encoding sensor histidine kinase: MTVDRGRPPSVLVVGDDLDAVATMLESRLSTPVAHERRLSSAIETLESGTIGCVVVEADVGNERRRRDLLERVRAQATRCSIVRCVDASDADTWLEDGSYRPAAVAVDAAETLVDCVGERVDRHRRMRILRALQSATPRLFRASTADEIAETTVETASTVLEQPLTAVFAADDGTGRFDLVATTDERKGHGAVPETLPFENSLAGVAFREGRTTAFAETEDDPLADVENASFRLIDESDILGDPGHPMTAGVIVPLGSYGVMSVVTPESGAISVDDCRFVEFLAEHAAAAFRRTEREHDLERANDRLGAFAAIVSHDLRNPLTVATGHLDLLADDCSSDHVEPIGESLERMDDLIDDVLTLVRSDVDEDDLEWVSVGVVAGRAWGTVDTGQATLELEATADLDPVEATPGALRELFENVFGNAVTHGGEGVTVRLGSLPGVGFYVEDDGIGVDVGEDDLDVLFEYGHSGTQNGTGLGLSIVRRIANAHGWTVEAGMSQHAESGFRLEFRTQAADDGGELDEPH; this comes from the coding sequence ATGACAGTGGATCGGGGACGTCCACCGAGCGTTCTCGTCGTCGGAGACGATCTCGATGCGGTCGCGACGATGCTCGAGTCTCGACTATCCACGCCGGTCGCTCACGAGCGTCGGCTCTCGTCCGCTATCGAGACCCTCGAGTCAGGAACCATCGGTTGCGTCGTCGTCGAGGCTGACGTGGGGAACGAGCGTCGTCGGCGTGACCTCCTCGAGCGAGTTCGAGCGCAAGCGACGCGGTGTTCGATCGTTCGCTGCGTCGACGCCAGCGACGCGGATACGTGGCTCGAGGACGGGTCCTACCGGCCCGCCGCCGTTGCGGTGGACGCGGCCGAGACGCTGGTGGACTGCGTTGGTGAACGGGTCGACCGACACCGCCGGATGCGGATTTTGCGCGCCCTGCAGTCGGCGACGCCGAGACTCTTTCGAGCGTCGACGGCCGACGAGATTGCCGAAACGACCGTCGAGACGGCGAGTACGGTCCTCGAACAGCCGCTGACCGCCGTCTTCGCTGCTGACGATGGGACGGGCCGGTTCGACCTCGTGGCCACGACGGACGAACGGAAGGGCCACGGTGCGGTTCCGGAAACACTCCCGTTCGAGAATTCGCTCGCCGGCGTGGCCTTTCGGGAGGGTCGAACGACCGCGTTCGCCGAAACCGAAGACGACCCGCTTGCCGACGTCGAGAACGCCAGCTTTCGGTTGATCGACGAGAGCGACATTCTCGGCGACCCGGGCCATCCGATGACCGCCGGCGTGATCGTTCCGCTCGGTTCGTACGGCGTGATGAGCGTCGTAACGCCGGAGTCGGGAGCCATCTCCGTCGACGACTGTCGGTTCGTCGAGTTTCTGGCCGAACACGCCGCCGCGGCGTTTCGGCGAACCGAGCGCGAGCACGACCTCGAGCGCGCCAACGACCGACTCGGGGCCTTCGCCGCTATCGTCTCCCACGACTTGCGGAATCCGCTGACCGTCGCGACGGGTCACCTCGACCTCCTCGCCGACGACTGCTCGAGTGACCACGTCGAACCGATCGGCGAATCGCTCGAGCGGATGGACGACCTGATCGACGACGTCCTGACGCTCGTCCGCTCGGACGTCGACGAGGACGACCTCGAGTGGGTGTCCGTCGGCGTCGTCGCCGGGCGCGCCTGGGGGACCGTCGACACCGGGCAAGCGACCCTCGAACTCGAGGCGACGGCCGACCTGGATCCGGTCGAGGCGACGCCGGGAGCGCTTCGAGAACTGTTCGAGAACGTCTTCGGCAACGCCGTCACCCACGGCGGCGAAGGCGTGACGGTGCGGCTCGGATCGCTTCCCGGCGTCGGCTTTTACGTCGAAGACGACGGCATCGGCGTCGACGTCGGCGAGGACGACCTCGATGTGCTCTTTGAATACGGTCACTCGGGCACCCAGAACGGAACGGGGCTCGGCCTCTCGATCGTCCGGCGAATCGCGAACGCCCACGGCTGGACGGTCGAGGCGGGCATGAGCCAGCACGCCGAGAGCGGCTTTCGTCTGGAGTTTCGGACGCAGGCGGCGGACGATGGGGGCGAACTGGACGAACCGCATTGA
- a CDS encoding endonuclease NucS yields the protein MPDDSIRVLAGDCTVIADGTDREEYRGRVTTIVKPDNTVLVHDVDGYQPVAWLTRADSVSSDREDGFTLVAKKDTQTLRVAAHVQDGFATYPASSAGTPVGECPGDDCTGVLVRSNGIHCVGCGDRYAIPRDATLRDDRCDCGLPRMRVERGLAFHVCLDRGCESLDDAVREAFDREWDCPNCEGDLLILRRGGLIAGCEHYPDCDTGFVVPTGVVDGECACGLPTFDTTTGTRCLDATCDRARAGTLESEATAEEGSVTAEH from the coding sequence ATGCCCGACGACAGCATTCGCGTACTCGCCGGTGACTGCACCGTCATCGCCGACGGAACCGACCGCGAGGAGTACCGCGGCCGCGTCACGACCATCGTCAAGCCCGACAACACCGTCCTCGTCCACGACGTCGACGGCTACCAGCCCGTCGCCTGGCTCACCCGCGCCGACAGCGTCTCGAGCGACCGCGAGGACGGGTTCACCCTCGTCGCGAAGAAGGACACCCAGACGCTTCGGGTCGCCGCCCACGTCCAGGACGGCTTCGCCACCTATCCGGCCTCGAGCGCCGGCACCCCCGTGGGCGAGTGTCCAGGCGACGACTGCACCGGCGTCCTCGTCCGGTCGAACGGCATCCACTGCGTCGGCTGTGGCGACCGCTACGCCATACCGCGGGATGCGACCCTCCGCGACGACCGCTGTGACTGTGGCCTCCCTCGCATGCGCGTCGAGCGCGGCCTCGCGTTCCACGTCTGCCTCGACCGCGGCTGTGAGTCGCTCGACGACGCCGTCCGCGAGGCGTTCGACCGCGAGTGGGACTGTCCGAACTGCGAGGGAGACCTGCTGATCCTCCGGCGGGGCGGTCTGATCGCTGGCTGTGAGCACTACCCCGACTGCGACACCGGGTTCGTCGTCCCGACGGGCGTCGTCGACGGCGAGTGTGCCTGTGGCCTCCCCACGTTCGACACCACGACCGGGACTCGCTGCCTGGACGCGACCTGCGACCGCGCTCGGGCGGGGACGCTCGAGTCCGAGGCGACAGCCGAAGAGGGATCGGTGACGGCCGAGCACTGA
- a CDS encoding tryptophan--tRNA ligase, whose protein sequence is MTGMGTDNFEAAEAAEATEEPLTDGGAAGADEVALDPWGSSSVSDYRKLFEEFGIEEFDDLLADLPHPHYLMRRGVIFGHRDYRPVLEAMREGDPFAVLSGFMPTGDPHIGHKLVFDEIIWHQQQGGDAYALIADLEAHAARGLTWDEIDEHARDYLLSLLALGFDLEDGTVYRQSTERDVQDLAFELGIEANFSELGAIYGFDGETDVSHMQSVVTQMADILYPQLEGPKPTVIPVGPDQDPHVRLARDLASRMRYFGVTTAYASFEATEDELEVIGAAYDARESYADDPDQPRCVEAAEWLSSADSEVGPELDLETVTDDALERTTSKLENAGMEPLRPRTRFLNRRATDEAFEALIDTVEGEKRVFDEHVDAFGLDHDEAAEIARTIELAYDGYGFRPPSSIYHRFMTGLTGGKMSSSIPASHISLLDDPEDGYDKVKAATTGGRETAEKQRELGGRADECPVYELYAYLLAGDDDEFAKRVYDECVGGERLCGDCKEQAAHLMKDFLQDHQEKREEVADLLEAADIELESPRRG, encoded by the coding sequence ATGACCGGTATGGGCACGGACAATTTCGAGGCCGCCGAGGCCGCCGAGGCCACCGAGGAACCGCTGACTGACGGAGGGGCCGCTGGCGCTGACGAGGTCGCCCTCGACCCCTGGGGATCCTCGAGCGTCTCCGACTACCGAAAACTGTTCGAGGAGTTCGGCATTGAGGAGTTCGACGACCTCCTCGCGGACCTGCCTCACCCTCACTACCTGATGCGCCGGGGCGTCATCTTCGGTCACCGCGACTACCGACCGGTCCTCGAGGCTATGCGCGAGGGCGACCCCTTCGCCGTCCTCTCGGGGTTCATGCCGACCGGCGACCCCCACATCGGACACAAACTCGTCTTCGACGAGATCATCTGGCACCAACAGCAGGGCGGAGACGCCTACGCGTTGATCGCCGACCTCGAGGCCCACGCCGCCCGCGGACTCACCTGGGACGAGATCGACGAACACGCCCGGGACTACCTCCTCTCGCTGCTGGCGCTGGGGTTCGACCTCGAGGACGGAACCGTCTACCGCCAATCGACCGAACGCGACGTCCAGGACCTCGCGTTCGAACTGGGGATCGAGGCCAACTTCTCCGAACTCGGGGCCATCTACGGCTTCGACGGTGAGACCGACGTCTCGCACATGCAGTCGGTCGTCACGCAGATGGCCGACATCCTCTACCCTCAGCTCGAGGGGCCAAAGCCCACGGTGATCCCCGTCGGCCCCGACCAGGACCCCCACGTCAGGCTGGCGCGCGACCTCGCCTCCAGGATGCGCTACTTCGGCGTGACGACGGCGTATGCGAGTTTCGAGGCGACCGAGGACGAACTCGAAGTCATCGGCGCGGCCTACGACGCCCGGGAGTCATACGCGGACGATCCCGACCAGCCGCGGTGTGTGGAGGCTGCCGAGTGGCTCTCGTCCGCCGACAGTGAGGTTGGCCCAGAACTCGATCTCGAGACTGTCACGGACGACGCCCTCGAGCGCACCACATCGAAACTCGAGAATGCCGGCATGGAACCCCTCCGTCCCCGAACGCGATTCCTGAACCGCCGGGCGACCGACGAGGCCTTCGAGGCGCTGATCGACACGGTCGAGGGCGAGAAACGGGTCTTCGACGAACACGTCGACGCCTTCGGCCTGGATCACGACGAGGCCGCCGAAATCGCCCGCACGATCGAACTCGCTTACGACGGCTACGGCTTCCGGCCGCCATCGTCCATCTACCACCGGTTCATGACCGGGCTCACCGGCGGGAAGATGTCCTCCTCGATTCCGGCCAGCCACATCTCGCTGCTGGACGACCCCGAAGACGGTTACGACAAGGTGAAGGCGGCGACCACGGGTGGACGGGAAACCGCGGAGAAACAGCGCGAGTTAGGCGGGAGAGCCGACGAGTGTCCCGTCTACGAACTCTACGCCTACCTGCTCGCCGGCGACGACGACGAGTTCGCGAAACGGGTCTACGACGAGTGCGTCGGTGGCGAGCGCCTCTGTGGCGACTGCAAGGAGCAGGCCGCCCACCTCATGAAGGACTTTTTGCAGGATCACCAGGAGAAACGCGAGGAGGTCGCTGACCTGCTCGAGGCTGCGGACATCGAACTCGAGTCGCCGCGGCGTGGCTGA